The Pricia mediterranea genome includes a window with the following:
- a CDS encoding cytochrome c oxidase subunit 3 — protein MDLTQNTNKEKNDRAKKMMLWFGMVSLVMGFAGWTSAYIVSSSRDDWVSDLQLPQSFFISTGIIILSSLTYILAKRAIKIDDHNRCSQWLWATLALGFAFIVFQFRGFSEMVAQGYYFTGPTSSIKLSYVFLIAAVHIVHVAAGIISLSVVLYNQIKRKYSSQEYLGLSLGATFWHFLDILWLYLLGFMYFVG, from the coding sequence ATGGATCTAACACAAAACACGAACAAGGAAAAGAACGATAGGGCAAAAAAAATGATGCTCTGGTTCGGGATGGTCAGCCTCGTGATGGGCTTTGCGGGGTGGACCAGCGCCTACATCGTAAGTAGCTCGCGCGACGATTGGGTCAGCGACCTGCAGCTTCCCCAGTCGTTTTTTATCAGTACGGGAATCATCATATTGAGTAGTCTCACCTATATCCTGGCCAAAAGAGCCATTAAGATAGATGACCACAATAGGTGCAGCCAGTGGCTGTGGGCTACCTTGGCCCTAGGTTTCGCATTTATCGTTTTCCAGTTTAGGGGGTTTTCAGAAATGGTGGCGCAGGGCTATTATTTTACCGGCCCCACCAGTAGCATTAAGCTATCGTATGTTTTCTTGATCGCCGCCGTGCATATCGTGCACGTTGCGGCGGGCATCATTTCGCTCTCCGTCGTGCTTTACAATCAAATTAAGCGAAAATACTCCTCCCAAGAATATTTGGGACTATCCCTAGGGGCTACTTTTTGGCATTTTTTGGATATTCTATGGCTTTATTTGTTGGGCTTTATGTATTTCGTAGGATAA
- a CDS encoding cytochrome c oxidase subunit 3, whose amino-acid sequence MDTTVTTKTGETNVWGGGNRPLGASYGKLMMWFFIVSDALTFSGFLAAYGFSRFKFIESWPIADEVFTHVPFFHGSYPMIYVAFMTFILIMSSVTMVLAVDAGHKMKQNSVIWYMFLTVIGGAIFVGSQAWEWATFIQGDYGAVETKGGRILQFQDASGERVALADFAKTIPSERRVHDEAIGVWYEAEPYVPSYSLTEVTEGFKANPNIVIRTEAIIQEGDLEGQKTVLTREESLEKIKQGVQVVEGANLIHNEYGSRLFADYFFFITGFHGFHVSVGVIINIIIFFNVVLGTYERRGHYEMVEKVGLYWHFVDLVWVFVFTFFYLV is encoded by the coding sequence ATGGATACAACGGTAACTACGAAAACGGGGGAAACAAACGTTTGGGGCGGTGGTAACCGGCCTTTGGGTGCCAGTTACGGTAAGCTGATGATGTGGTTCTTCATCGTTTCGGATGCCCTGACCTTTTCCGGGTTTTTGGCCGCTTACGGTTTTTCGAGATTTAAATTCATCGAATCCTGGCCGATAGCCGATGAAGTATTTACCCACGTTCCTTTTTTCCATGGCAGCTACCCCATGATCTATGTGGCGTTCATGACGTTTATATTGATCATGTCTTCCGTAACCATGGTGTTGGCGGTAGATGCAGGGCATAAAATGAAACAAAACTCCGTTATTTGGTATATGTTTCTTACCGTTATCGGTGGTGCTATATTCGTAGGCTCACAGGCATGGGAATGGGCTACCTTCATTCAAGGCGATTATGGTGCGGTAGAGACCAAGGGCGGCAGGATTTTGCAGTTTCAGGATGCATCCGGGGAGCGGGTCGCACTGGCCGATTTCGCAAAGACAATACCTTCCGAACGCCGAGTACACGATGAGGCCATAGGGGTCTGGTATGAGGCGGAGCCTTATGTACCCAGCTATTCACTGACCGAGGTGACCGAGGGTTTCAAAGCCAATCCGAATATCGTTATCCGTACCGAGGCTATTATTCAGGAAGGCGATCTAGAAGGACAAAAGACCGTGCTCACCCGCGAGGAGTCCCTTGAAAAGATTAAGCAAGGGGTTCAGGTGGTAGAGGGCGCCAATCTTATTCACAACGAATACGGGTCCCGCCTATTCGCCGACTACTTTTTCTTTATAACGGGTTTTCATGGTTTTCACGTGTCCGTGGGGGTCATCATTAATATTATTATCTTTTTTAATGTGGTACTCGGCACCTACGAACGAAGGGGACATTACGAAATGGTCGAAAAGGTGGGCTTGTACTGGCACTTTGTAGATTTGGTCTGGGTATTTGTATTCACGTTCTTTTATCTGGTCTGA
- a CDS encoding energy transducer TonB, producing MEPKKNPKADVGRNSGLYFVIGLAVTLAVIYGAFEWKTYDEVKDYDISMNVDDDLEEEVPMTEQIKTPPPPPPPAAPEVIEVVEDEEEVEETIIESTETSQEEEIIEVEDVEVEEEVEDVDVPFAVIEDVPVFPGCENAPDKRACFQEMMQKHISKNFRYPEIAQEMGVQGRVSVMFTIQKDGSIGNVRMRGPDKNLEKEAARIISKLPKMTPGKQRGRAVRVPFSIPITFKLQ from the coding sequence ATGGAACCGAAAAAGAACCCGAAAGCGGATGTTGGTCGAAACAGCGGGCTGTACTTTGTTATAGGACTGGCAGTAACCTTGGCCGTTATATATGGTGCATTTGAATGGAAAACCTATGATGAGGTTAAGGATTATGATATTTCGATGAACGTCGATGATGACCTTGAAGAAGAGGTGCCGATGACCGAGCAAATAAAAACTCCGCCGCCCCCACCGCCCCCAGCCGCCCCGGAGGTTATCGAAGTAGTCGAAGATGAGGAAGAAGTGGAGGAAACGATTATCGAATCTACCGAAACCAGCCAAGAGGAGGAGATCATCGAGGTCGAGGATGTCGAGGTCGAGGAAGAGGTCGAAGATGTTGATGTACCCTTCGCGGTTATCGAAGATGTTCCCGTATTTCCAGGGTGTGAGAATGCCCCCGACAAAAGAGCCTGTTTTCAAGAGATGATGCAAAAGCATATCAGCAAGAATTTCCGCTATCCCGAAATCGCCCAGGAGATGGGAGTTCAAGGTAGGGTATCGGTGATGTTCACTATCCAAAAAGATGGAAGCATCGGTAATGTAAGGATGAGGGGTCCGGATAAAAATTTGGAGAAGGAAGCGGCCCGTATTATAAGTAAGTTACCTAAAATGACTCCGGGAAAACAAAGAGGCAGGGCCGTGAGGGTTCCCTTTAGTATCCCGATTACGTTTAAGCTGCAATAA
- the cyoE gene encoding heme o synthase, translating to MKTAVDTATNATTALTFADFKEITKVRLAVSVVFSSVAGYLLGAYQIDFTSILLLAFGGYCMVGASNAFNQVIERDLDALMNRTRNRPIPAGRMSVNKAMGIAITLTALGVIALYVLNPKTAMFGAISIFLYTSVYTPLKTKTPLAVFVGAFPGAIPFMLGWVAATGDFGIEAGTLFMIQFFWQFPHFWALGWMLHKDYKKGGFKMLPTGKKDKGTALQIIMYTIWMLVISVIPAFGITGRLQLSIPAAILIFAMGMVMLAFAFLLYEKRNNTTARKLMLASVSYITLMQIVYVVDRFISF from the coding sequence ATGAAGACCGCGGTCGACACGGCGACAAATGCTACTACGGCATTGACTTTTGCCGACTTTAAGGAAATTACAAAGGTCAGACTGGCGGTCAGTGTGGTCTTTTCTTCCGTTGCCGGTTATCTTCTCGGTGCCTATCAAATCGACTTTACATCCATTTTGCTCCTTGCATTCGGTGGCTACTGCATGGTCGGTGCATCGAATGCCTTCAATCAAGTTATAGAACGGGATCTCGATGCCCTGATGAACCGAACCCGAAACCGGCCGATACCCGCGGGGCGTATGTCGGTCAACAAAGCCATGGGTATCGCGATTACTTTGACCGCCCTCGGGGTTATCGCCCTGTACGTCCTGAACCCCAAGACGGCGATGTTCGGGGCAATTTCCATATTTCTCTATACCAGTGTATATACGCCTTTGAAGACGAAAACGCCCCTTGCGGTATTCGTGGGTGCGTTTCCCGGTGCCATTCCCTTTATGCTTGGCTGGGTAGCGGCTACCGGTGATTTCGGTATCGAGGCCGGCACCCTTTTTATGATTCAGTTTTTTTGGCAATTTCCCCATTTTTGGGCTCTGGGATGGATGTTGCATAAAGATTATAAGAAAGGCGGTTTCAAAATGCTGCCAACGGGGAAAAAGGACAAGGGAACGGCCCTGCAGATTATTATGTACACCATTTGGATGTTGGTCATTTCGGTAATTCCGGCCTTTGGGATTACGGGAAGACTTCAGCTTTCCATTCCCGCAGCTATCTTAATTTTCGCCATGGGCATGGTCATGCTGGCATTCGCCTTTCTGCTCTATGAAAAACGCAACAACACCACCGCTAGAAAACTGATGCTTGCCAGCGTAAGCTATATAACTTTGATGCAAATAGTGTACGTAGTCGACAGGTTTATTAGTTTCTGA